In Streptomyces sp. NBC_00344, the genomic window AACTTACAAAGCAGATGTAGGCGGTTCGAAATCGTCCGCGCCCACCAGTGCAAAGGCCCCCAACTGATCATGGTTGGGGGCCTTTGACATTCAGTTCTGACGTCAGCGGGTGGAGGTTGGTCACCGCTGACCGGAACCGCCTCGTGATGGGCGAAAGATCCTCCTCCTGGGCGTTGGCAGAAACCTTCTCTACGGGTTCAAGAACCCCGCGCATGGCGTGGGCGCAGCCCTGAGCGGCTGCCTCCGCCTTGCTCCGGGCCTTGGCTACGCCGGTCGCGCAACCGGAGCCAGAGATCCTCACCGAGGTAAACGACAGGCACAAGGCATGCCTCCGGCGTGGGCGTTCAGGCTCCGGGCTGGAGTCGGGCGCCGTTCGCGGGTGCCGGCGGGTTGGTGGGAGCGTTGTGGGGCTTCCATCCCGAACGCCTTCGACCGAGGCAGAGCCAAGCAGTGGCAGCCCGAGGTGTGAAGGGCGTTCGTACCGGGGCGCGCTCCACCTTGGCGCCCTGGACCACGCCCGCTCCAGGGTGTGTGGGTCGAAGGCGGACGTGATGGGAGCCGGGGATGCGATGGGTTGGGGTGGATCCGATGTGCGCTATTCACGGGTAGGCAGAGAAGGCGAGCAGCGCTGCTCCGACCCAGGCCAACCAGCTGCATGACGCCAGGGATACGCCATCGCAGAGCAAGGAGCCCACCGCCTGTGACGACTACGCCGCCGACCAGGAGCCACATTCCTTGTAACGCTTCCTTGGGCGCGCTGGGCGGATTGTCCTGGTCGTAGCTGTCGGCCCAGCCAGTCATCCCGTACCGGAACACCAACCAGGCGATGACCATCAGATCGATGATGAGTAGCGCCACGCTGACCCCGACCTGCTCGCCAGTCGACGGCTCACCCCCGGGCCTCATACCCAGCACCGTTCCGTTTGCGCGTGACAGCTTGTTGTTCGCATGCCGTCCAGCATGCTGTCGTGGCAGGCACCACACATGAGCACACCATGTGGATGCGCCGCCCTCATCGCGCCGCCGCAGTCAGCGTGCCACCGGCCGACCAATGTGGAGCAGCCCGCGCGCAAGCCTCATAGGTGCCGAGTGGAATCCGTAGAGGGAGCCCTTGCACCGGACATCAGCGTTTGCCATCAAC contains:
- a CDS encoding DUF6234 family protein, coding for MRPGGEPSTGEQVGVSVALLIIDLMVIAWLVFRYGMTGWADSYDQDNPPSAPKEALQGMWLLVGGVVVTGGGLLALRWRIPGVMQLVGLGRSSAARLLCLPVNSAHRIHPNPSHPRLPSRPPSTHTPWSGRGPGRQGGARPGTNALHTSGCHCLALPRSKAFGMEAPQRSHQPAGTRERRPTPARSLNAHAGGMPCACRLPR